In one window of Candidatus Binatia bacterium DNA:
- a CDS encoding (Fe-S)-binding protein codes for MGETREIYWNIVGGALIYLLFAVAATVFAHGVYRRYRLWCLGGGEARRDRIPERLMGLLIEVFGQRRQLRRPYPGLMHTLIFYGFMAEVVATSLVGIQDWTGIQFLQGATYRWFSLLSDTFGLLAIVGLAMAIARRTVMRPKHVVSLTEDGIALGLLLLLFLQGFATEGLRIAATELHQNPALAHWSPGGYLVALLLQGLSEPTLRFIHRVSWWFHATTAFVFIGYLSSGKLNHIVYGALNIFFRNLNRGLALPYPDIEAMLEAEEEPVLGTKAIQQYSWKSLLDLDACVNCGRCESVCPATLGGSKLNPRTLILNMRDHLTAVGPSLLAARAGNGAASDVEDAPLFGEAVDGPLRPAVLEDELWGCRTCGACQQECPMYIEHVPKIVDMRRHLVMTESRMSEEAQMFLKNMDDRAHPFAGASHDREEWFQDLDIKVYGRGDTAEYLFWVGCAGALVDRNIQVTRAFVKVLQAAGVDFAVLGAEESCTGDPARRVGGELTFQMCAKANIELFDRYEIQQIITTCPHCFNTLANEYPEFGGKYEVVHHAEFIQQLIRSGRLRLRKDVDSVTYHDPCYLGRHNGIYDAPRDVIASVSRSGIQEMPRNRSRALCCGAGGGYAWMDDKLESRINHLRFEEVKGCGARTAAVSCPFCMQMFEDAIRTRDPGRTVRAADIAELVAEALAA; via the coding sequence ATGGGTGAGACGCGCGAGATCTATTGGAACATCGTCGGCGGAGCGCTGATCTACCTTCTGTTCGCCGTTGCCGCGACTGTTTTTGCCCACGGCGTGTATCGCCGCTATCGCCTCTGGTGCCTGGGGGGTGGTGAGGCTCGCCGTGATCGCATTCCCGAGCGGCTTATGGGCCTCTTGATCGAGGTTTTCGGGCAGCGCCGCCAGCTGCGTCGTCCCTATCCCGGGTTGATGCACACCCTCATCTTCTACGGGTTTATGGCGGAGGTGGTCGCCACCTCACTGGTGGGCATACAAGATTGGACCGGAATTCAGTTTCTTCAGGGGGCGACATATCGCTGGTTTTCATTGCTCAGCGATACCTTCGGCCTGCTTGCGATTGTCGGATTGGCAATGGCGATTGCGCGGCGCACGGTCATGCGCCCGAAACATGTCGTGTCCTTAACGGAGGATGGCATTGCCCTTGGTCTCCTACTGCTGCTCTTCCTGCAAGGCTTTGCGACGGAAGGCCTGCGAATTGCCGCGACGGAATTGCACCAGAATCCCGCTTTGGCCCACTGGTCTCCCGGCGGCTACCTGGTCGCGCTCCTCCTTCAGGGTCTGAGCGAGCCAACCTTACGGTTCATTCACCGAGTCAGTTGGTGGTTTCACGCCACAACGGCATTCGTTTTCATCGGGTACCTCTCCTCCGGGAAGCTCAACCACATCGTGTACGGCGCCTTGAACATCTTCTTCCGCAATCTGAATCGAGGCCTCGCACTTCCGTATCCGGATATCGAAGCGATGCTGGAGGCCGAGGAGGAGCCCGTCCTCGGAACCAAGGCGATTCAGCAATATTCCTGGAAGAGCCTGCTCGATCTGGATGCCTGCGTGAATTGCGGCCGTTGCGAGTCGGTCTGTCCGGCCACCCTGGGTGGCTCCAAGCTGAATCCACGAACGCTCATTCTGAACATGCGCGATCACTTGACTGCGGTCGGTCCGTCGCTCTTGGCGGCACGGGCGGGGAACGGCGCGGCGTCCGACGTTGAAGACGCGCCGCTCTTCGGTGAAGCCGTCGACGGCCCGTTACGGCCGGCGGTGCTGGAAGATGAGCTGTGGGGGTGCCGCACCTGTGGGGCCTGTCAGCAAGAGTGTCCGATGTATATCGAACATGTTCCCAAGATCGTCGACATGCGTCGCCACCTCGTGATGACCGAATCCAGGATGAGTGAAGAAGCGCAGATGTTCCTGAAGAACATGGATGATCGCGCGCATCCGTTCGCCGGCGCTTCGCATGATCGGGAAGAGTGGTTTCAGGACCTCGACATCAAAGTCTACGGCCGAGGGGATACGGCGGAGTATCTCTTCTGGGTAGGCTGTGCGGGCGCGCTGGTCGATCGCAATATCCAAGTGACTCGCGCCTTCGTGAAGGTTTTGCAGGCCGCGGGGGTCGATTTCGCCGTGCTGGGTGCGGAAGAGTCCTGCACCGGAGATCCCGCCAGGCGTGTTGGCGGCGAGCTGACCTTTCAGATGTGCGCCAAGGCCAACATCGAACTCTTCGATCGATACGAGATCCAGCAGATCATTACGACGTGCCCACACTGTTTCAATACCTTGGCCAACGAGTACCCTGAATTCGGTGGGAAGTACGAAGTCGTTCACCACGCCGAGTTCATTCAACAATTGATCCGGAGTGGCAGACTGAGGCTGAGGAAGGACGTGGATTCGGTGACCTATCACGATCCCTGTTACCTGGGGCGCCATAATGGAATCTACGATGCGCCGCGTGACGTGATCGCGTCGGTTTCGAGGAGTGGCATCCAGGAGATGCCCCGTAATCGTTCGAGGGCGCTCTGTTGCGGAGCGGGGGGCGGGTACGCCTGGATGGACGACAAGCTCGAGTCGCGCATTAATCACCTGCGCTTCGAGGAAGTGAAGGGCTGTGGCGCCAGGACGGCGGCCGTCTCGTGCCCGTTCTGTATGCAGATGTTCGAGGATGCGATTCGCACCAGGGATCCGGGAAGAACGGTGCGGGCGGCGGACATCGCCGAGCTGGTTGCGGAAGCCTTGGCAGCGTGA
- a CDS encoding electron transfer flavoprotein subunit beta/FixA family protein, producing the protein MRIVICAKEVLDPDAVDNYVLIGKLEIGQDGKTLTQTSIPRLMNGYDEQAIECALRLRDAGVDCKIHVVSVGTDPTKILQHAVAMGADEVATIPVDTGTVDGYATASLLAGFVKSLGGADLVLCGRQASDGDQGVVPALLGEMLGLPIVTIARAVEMVDGSTVRVTRVTPDGDEIVEVSCPAVITISNEFGEPRYPTGIRTMKARKVKPQQVTPAGLDLGESGARPRVTMTRQFVEAIIGHCEFIQGDSPAAAARELVRRLRADRTIE; encoded by the coding sequence ATGAGAATTGTCATCTGCGCCAAGGAAGTCCTCGACCCGGACGCGGTGGACAACTACGTCCTGATCGGGAAGCTGGAGATCGGGCAGGACGGGAAGACCCTGACCCAGACGTCGATCCCACGGCTGATGAACGGCTACGACGAGCAGGCTATCGAGTGTGCCCTGCGACTACGGGACGCCGGGGTCGACTGTAAGATCCACGTGGTCTCGGTTGGCACCGACCCGACCAAGATCCTCCAGCACGCTGTCGCGATGGGGGCGGACGAGGTCGCAACCATCCCCGTCGACACGGGGACCGTGGACGGCTACGCGACGGCCTCGCTGCTCGCCGGGTTCGTGAAGTCGCTCGGCGGGGCGGATCTGGTGCTGTGCGGGCGTCAGGCCTCGGACGGAGACCAGGGGGTCGTGCCGGCGTTGCTGGGCGAGATGCTGGGGCTGCCGATCGTGACCATCGCGCGGGCGGTGGAGATGGTAGACGGATCGACGGTGCGGGTGACGCGGGTGACGCCTGACGGCGACGAGATCGTGGAGGTTTCTTGCCCCGCGGTGATCACGATCAGCAACGAGTTCGGTGAGCCGCGGTATCCGACCGGCATCCGGACGATGAAGGCGCGCAAGGTCAAGCCTCAGCAAGTCACGCCGGCCGGCCTCGATCTGGGTGAGAGCGGGGCTCGGCCGAGAGTGACGATGACCCGCCAGTTCGTCGAAGCCATCATCGGTCACTGCGAGTTCATCCAGGGCGACTCGCCGGCGGCGGCGGCACGGGAGCTGGTCAGGCGCCTGCGCGCGGATCGGACCATCGAGTAA
- a CDS encoding electron transfer flavoprotein subunit alpha/FixB family protein has translation MSNSVVVCTWERGRAGVPAGAEETLTLARKLAASAGLELNWLVAGPAPDRALEIAGKYGVAHLDRIEDAKLADFQPDVCVEALAQYSKQHAPKLMVIPQTFNARLVAPRLAARAGAGIVMNALKLEVEGSAVKVTASAYGGDTRVVYEVTGAESCVVGVLADMLLAEAPEGGASAPAVRQVSVDLGAVAERVRVIQKAHFEGPRLEEAQIIVAGGMGLGQKENYHLIEDLARTLGGMAAASRPVVENGWVDSSRQVGLTGKITRPVLYIGAGISGASQHMVGCSAAKTIVAVNKDPDAAVFRYARYGIVGDCLEILPELIRAVKAQ, from the coding sequence GTGTCGAACTCGGTTGTTGTATGCACATGGGAACGAGGCCGTGCGGGCGTACCTGCGGGTGCGGAAGAAACGCTGACCCTGGCCCGCAAGCTCGCCGCCTCTGCGGGCCTCGAGTTGAACTGGTTGGTTGCCGGTCCGGCGCCGGATCGGGCGCTCGAGATCGCCGGGAAGTACGGGGTCGCCCACCTGGACCGGATCGAGGACGCGAAACTCGCCGACTTCCAGCCCGACGTCTGTGTGGAAGCACTGGCCCAGTACAGCAAGCAGCACGCGCCGAAGCTGATGGTCATCCCGCAGACGTTCAATGCTCGCCTCGTGGCGCCGCGCCTGGCGGCACGGGCCGGCGCCGGGATAGTGATGAACGCGCTCAAGCTGGAGGTCGAGGGCAGTGCGGTTAAGGTGACCGCCTCGGCGTACGGCGGGGACACCCGTGTGGTCTACGAGGTGACGGGCGCCGAGTCCTGTGTGGTCGGCGTCCTGGCGGACATGCTGCTCGCGGAGGCCCCGGAAGGGGGCGCGTCGGCGCCGGCCGTGCGGCAGGTATCGGTCGACCTCGGCGCAGTCGCGGAACGAGTGCGCGTCATCCAGAAGGCGCACTTTGAAGGCCCGCGTCTGGAGGAGGCGCAGATCATCGTTGCCGGTGGGATGGGACTCGGGCAGAAGGAAAACTACCACTTGATCGAGGATCTCGCCCGGACGCTCGGAGGGATGGCCGCTGCATCGCGTCCGGTCGTGGAAAACGGCTGGGTCGACTCGTCGCGGCAGGTGGGGCTCACCGGGAAGATCACACGGCCGGTGCTCTACATTGGGGCGGGCATCTCGGGTGCCAGCCAGCACATGGTCGGCTGCTCGGCGGCGAAGACGATCGTGGCCGTCAACAAGGACCCCGACGCCGCGGTGTTTCGGTACGCGCGCTATGGTATCGTGGGCGACTGTTTGGAGATCCTCCCAGAGCTGATTCGGGCCGTGAAAGCACAATGA
- a CDS encoding OB-fold domain-containing protein has product MTTNRVPVIQGLFAETAQGARLLGSKCAACGVPYFPKTPVCHNPECNEQRIEDAQFGPRGKLWSFAVQYYAPPAPVKYDEPFAPFAIGVVDLPEGLRVLGRISIDDLKKVKIGMDVELAVERLCGDKDGNEVVTWKFRPV; this is encoded by the coding sequence ATGACGACGAATCGTGTACCTGTAATTCAGGGTCTGTTTGCTGAGACCGCGCAAGGGGCGCGTTTGCTGGGCTCGAAGTGTGCCGCGTGCGGCGTTCCCTATTTCCCCAAAACTCCCGTTTGCCATAACCCCGAATGCAATGAGCAGCGGATCGAGGACGCGCAATTCGGTCCGCGAGGCAAGCTGTGGAGCTTCGCCGTGCAGTACTACGCTCCGCCGGCGCCGGTGAAGTATGACGAACCCTTCGCCCCGTTCGCGATCGGCGTGGTGGACTTGCCTGAGGGGTTGCGGGTGCTCGGACGCATCAGCATCGATGACCTCAAGAAGGTCAAGATCGGGATGGATGTCGAGCTGGCCGTCGAACGGCTGTGCGGTGACAAGGACGGGAACGAAGTGGTCACCTGGAAGTTCCGCCCGGTCTGA
- a CDS encoding transporter — MRDVAVLGVGMHPWGKFEDKSVTQLCRQAVTVALTDAGVQWREIEAISAASSRFSGGKGWGLNGNDVIEDMGPTGAPVYNLSAGCAAGGNAFNVGYSLVAGGLYDMVLVVGGEKMPKGFIQMSGLQEETDPEYLRQVCVGMPGPAFWGMLCLRRMAEYGTTEEQLAKVVVKAHQAGQHNPNARFRQLFTVEDVLKSRVVSWPLRLYEICPVSDGAAAVVLCSADVARKHTTKPVWVASSTVATAKFNDGIPRGLATVIPPGRTEHSEATTAVKKAFSQAGIGPRDVSLIELQDNTVYYELAFPEEWGFCQPGEADKLVEQGHTVPTGKLPINPSGGFLCFGEATTAMGVWQVCELTGQLRGQAGARQVPNAKVGLGQTLGLGSNATAVILKR; from the coding sequence ATGAGAGACGTTGCGGTTCTCGGGGTGGGCATGCACCCCTGGGGAAAATTCGAAGACAAGTCGGTGACTCAGCTGTGCCGCCAGGCCGTCACGGTGGCCCTCACGGATGCCGGTGTGCAGTGGCGCGAGATCGAAGCCATCTCGGCTGCCAGCTCGCGGTTTTCTGGCGGCAAGGGTTGGGGCTTGAATGGCAACGACGTCATTGAGGACATGGGGCCGACCGGCGCCCCCGTCTATAACCTGTCGGCCGGCTGCGCTGCCGGCGGCAACGCCTTCAACGTCGGCTACAGCCTGGTGGCCGGCGGCCTGTACGACATGGTGCTTGTCGTCGGTGGCGAGAAAATGCCCAAGGGCTTCATTCAGATGTCGGGCCTTCAGGAAGAAACGGACCCCGAGTACCTGCGCCAAGTTTGTGTGGGGATGCCGGGACCGGCGTTCTGGGGAATGCTGTGCTTGCGGCGGATGGCGGAGTACGGAACGACCGAGGAGCAACTGGCGAAGGTTGTCGTAAAGGCGCACCAAGCGGGGCAACACAATCCCAACGCCCGCTTCCGCCAGCTGTTCACCGTCGAGGATGTGCTCAAGTCGCGCGTCGTGAGCTGGCCGCTCCGACTGTACGAGATCTGTCCGGTCAGCGACGGTGCCGCCGCGGTGGTGCTGTGTTCGGCCGACGTTGCCCGCAAGCATACGACGAAGCCCGTCTGGGTGGCGTCGAGCACGGTGGCTACGGCCAAGTTCAATGACGGGATTCCCCGCGGCCTTGCCACGGTGATCCCCCCGGGTCGCACGGAGCACAGTGAAGCAACCACCGCGGTGAAGAAAGCGTTCAGTCAGGCTGGCATCGGGCCGCGCGACGTCAGTCTCATCGAGCTGCAAGACAATACGGTGTACTACGAGCTCGCCTTTCCCGAGGAATGGGGATTCTGCCAGCCGGGTGAGGCGGATAAACTGGTGGAGCAAGGCCACACCGTGCCCACCGGCAAACTGCCGATCAATCCGAGCGGTGGATTCCTGTGCTTCGGCGAGGCCACGACGGCGATGGGCGTGTGGCAGGTGTGCGAACTCACCGGGCAGCTCCGCGGCCAGGCGGGAGCCCGCCAGGTGCCGAACGCGAAGGTCGGTCTGGGACAGACGCTGGGTCTCGGCTCCAACGCCACTGCCGTCATCCTGAAGCGCTAG
- a CDS encoding enoyl-CoA hydratase/isomerase family protein → MTSNPHVLFEVDEGVGIVTLNRPEKLNAVTWDMASSLVDLFRELRFRDEVRTIVLTGAGRGFCAGGDAEFVSGTGDRPLPGLADDGSRPMPRYQRKTPAGPFAEFTRMIVEVEKPVIAAIAGPAMGAGFAYALACDRRIADKKARLCAAMVRLGFSPDCGITYFLPRVTNLSTALMIVETGKILGAEEAYKFGLIDELVEEGQALPTALQYAKELAKGPSAAIDIARRCIHKSLTATLDEILDYEAVAATMSACTQDAREGTKALLEKRKPVFKGY, encoded by the coding sequence ATGACGTCAAATCCGCACGTGCTCTTCGAGGTCGACGAGGGCGTCGGCATCGTCACCCTGAATCGACCGGAAAAGCTCAACGCCGTGACCTGGGACATGGCTTCGAGTCTCGTCGATCTGTTCCGCGAGCTGCGCTTTCGCGACGAGGTCCGCACCATCGTGCTGACGGGCGCCGGCCGGGGTTTCTGTGCCGGAGGCGATGCCGAGTTCGTGAGCGGCACCGGGGACCGTCCTCTTCCCGGCTTGGCAGATGATGGAAGCCGGCCGATGCCTCGGTATCAGAGAAAAACGCCGGCGGGGCCATTCGCTGAGTTCACCCGGATGATCGTCGAAGTGGAGAAACCCGTGATCGCGGCGATTGCCGGGCCGGCAATGGGCGCGGGGTTTGCGTACGCGCTGGCGTGCGACCGCAGGATTGCCGACAAGAAGGCGCGCCTGTGCGCCGCCATGGTCCGGCTCGGCTTCAGCCCGGATTGCGGCATCACCTACTTCCTGCCGCGCGTCACCAACCTGTCGACCGCCCTCATGATCGTGGAGACGGGCAAGATCCTTGGCGCTGAAGAGGCGTACAAGTTCGGGCTCATCGACGAGCTGGTCGAGGAGGGGCAGGCCCTGCCGACGGCTCTGCAATACGCCAAGGAGCTGGCCAAGGGGCCGAGCGCCGCGATCGACATCGCCCGCCGCTGCATCCACAAGTCGCTGACTGCAACTCTCGACGAAATCCTGGATTACGAGGCGGTCGCGGCTACCATGTCTGCTTGCACGCAGGACGCTCGTGAGGGCACGAAAGCCTTACTCGAGAAGCGCAAGCCCGTTTTCAAAGGGTATTGA
- a CDS encoding BrnT family toxin: protein MKFEWDAGKAEANLANHKVSFDEAKTVFQDPLYVDFHDPDHSHDEHRFLVVGESRQGRLLIVSYSERGEVTRLISARDVTPSERSAYEEG, encoded by the coding sequence ATGAAATTCGAGTGGGATGCGGGCAAAGCAGAAGCCAATCTCGCAAATCACAAGGTTTCATTTGATGAAGCAAAAACGGTTTTTCAAGATCCGCTGTATGTCGACTTCCATGACCCAGATCATTCTCACGATGAGCATCGCTTTCTGGTGGTTGGCGAGTCGCGGCAGGGGCGTCTATTGATCGTATCGTACTCCGAAAGAGGAGAGGTCACCCGATTGATCAGTGCCAGGGATGTTACCCCATCAGAGAGAAGCGCCTATGAAGAAGGGTAG